A stretch of the Asticcacaulis sp. ZE23SCel15 genome encodes the following:
- a CDS encoding glutamate--cysteine ligase, with amino-acid sequence MALKEISKPIESHDELIAYFESGCKPRKDWRIGAEHEKFVFDLKTLRRPSYEGPYGIKAMLEGLQRFGWAPVFEDGHVIALLRDGASVSLEPGGQFELSGAPLETVHDICNETGQHLEEVKAVASEIGLGFLGVGFSPLWTRAETPVMPKGRYNIMRSYMPKVGGLGLDMMLRTSTIQANLDYSSEADMILKFRVSLALQPIATALFACSPFTEGKPNGFLSARANVWTDTDADRTGMLGFVFEDGFGFERYAQYALDVPMYFVKRYGAPNGGYIDASGQSFRSFLKGELPALPGELPNIDDWADHLTTLFPEVRLKKYLEMRGADGGPWSRICALPALWAGILYDQTSLEAAWDMVKGWSREDHDTLRGMAAKTGLKGTIAGRPVQEIALETLNIAREGLKRRNRLSGGMVDETGYLSELFEIAESGITPAERLLEAYHGRWGGDVSHLYGEYAY; translated from the coding sequence ATGGCCTTAAAGGAAATTTCAAAGCCTATAGAGAGCCATGACGAACTGATCGCCTATTTCGAAAGCGGCTGTAAACCGCGCAAGGACTGGCGCATTGGTGCCGAGCACGAAAAGTTTGTCTTTGATCTGAAAACGCTGCGCCGCCCTAGCTACGAAGGCCCATACGGTATCAAGGCCATGCTGGAGGGGCTTCAGCGGTTTGGCTGGGCCCCGGTATTCGAAGATGGCCATGTCATTGCCCTGCTGCGGGACGGCGCTTCGGTGTCTCTGGAACCCGGCGGGCAGTTCGAGCTGTCCGGTGCGCCGCTGGAGACCGTTCACGATATTTGTAATGAAACGGGTCAGCACCTTGAAGAGGTCAAGGCCGTGGCCTCCGAAATCGGCTTGGGATTCTTAGGCGTAGGTTTTTCGCCCCTGTGGACGCGGGCAGAAACCCCGGTCATGCCCAAGGGGCGCTATAATATCATGCGCAGTTATATGCCCAAGGTCGGTGGGCTGGGGCTGGACATGATGCTGCGCACCTCGACCATTCAGGCTAATTTGGACTACTCGTCCGAAGCGGATATGATTTTGAAGTTCCGGGTGTCGCTGGCGCTGCAACCGATTGCGACGGCCTTGTTTGCCTGCTCGCCGTTCACTGAGGGCAAGCCCAATGGCTTCCTGTCGGCCCGCGCCAATGTCTGGACCGACACCGATGCCGACCGCACGGGCATGCTGGGGTTTGTGTTTGAGGACGGCTTTGGGTTTGAGAGGTATGCGCAATACGCCCTTGATGTGCCTATGTATTTCGTCAAACGCTATGGTGCGCCCAATGGCGGCTACATCGATGCGTCGGGCCAGAGTTTCCGCTCGTTCCTGAAGGGCGAACTGCCAGCCTTGCCCGGTGAATTGCCAAATATCGACGACTGGGCTGATCATTTGACGACGTTGTTCCCGGAAGTGCGCCTTAAGAAATACCTTGAAATGCGCGGGGCCGATGGTGGGCCGTGGAGCCGGATTTGCGCACTTCCAGCCCTGTGGGCGGGCATTTTGTACGATCAGACCTCGCTCGAAGCGGCGTGGGATATGGTCAAGGGCTGGAGCCGCGAAGACCACGACACCCTGCGCGGCATGGCGGCTAAAACCGGCCTGAAAGGCACGATTGCCGGGCGTCCGGTTCAGGAAATCGCCCTGGAGACCCTGAACATCGCCCGTGAGGGCCTGAAACGCCGGAATCGCCTGTCGGGCGGCATGGTCGATGAAACCGGGTACCTGAGCGAACTGTTCGAGATCGCCGAAAGCGGCATCACACCCGCTGAGCGTCTTCTGGAAGCATACCACGGTCGCTGGGGCGGGGATGTAAGCCACCTCTACGGGGAATATGCTTATTAA
- a CDS encoding DNA-3-methyladenine glycosylase I — MRCPWAEAHPEYGPYHDHEWGMPVYDSRALYEKLVLDGFQAGLSWITVLRKRAALREAFQGFDPEIVARFDEADVERLMNDARIIRSRTKINSAIHNARVTLKLRDQGIELSDLIWALQDYKPQVNHYTENTQIPAQTDASVALSNLLKSKGYKFCGPTIVYAFMQAVGLVNDHLISCDRHQTV; from the coding sequence ATGAGATGTCCTTGGGCCGAAGCCCATCCCGAGTATGGCCCCTATCACGATCATGAGTGGGGCATGCCGGTTTATGATTCGCGCGCGCTCTATGAAAAGCTGGTGCTGGATGGTTTTCAGGCGGGACTGTCGTGGATCACGGTTTTGCGTAAGCGCGCTGCCCTGCGTGAGGCGTTTCAGGGCTTCGATCCGGAAATTGTGGCCCGCTTTGATGAAGCCGATGTTGAGCGGTTGATGAATGACGCCCGTATCATCCGGTCGCGTACCAAGATCAACTCCGCCATCCATAATGCGCGGGTCACCCTGAAGTTGCGCGATCAGGGTATTGAGTTGTCAGACCTGATCTGGGCCCTTCAGGATTACAAACCGCAGGTCAATCATTATACCGAAAACACCCAAATTCCGGCGCAAACCGACGCCTCAGTTGCCCTATCGAATCTTTTGAAATCCAAAGGCTATAAGTTCTGCGGCCCGACCATCGTCTATGCCTTCATGCAGGCGGTGGGCCTGGTCAATGATCACCTGATATCCTGTGATCGCCACCAGACCGTTTAG
- a CDS encoding peptide MFS transporter: MINIVIAAGVIITILTAIPVVMQMRNHPKGLFVLFFAEMWERFSYYGMRALLIFYLTKHFLFSDEKASQQYASYTTLVYLLPLIGGLMADKYLGTRKAIVFGAILLVLGHGGMALEGSPNVQTLTHQGATYEFVREGSHMSNPLLKVGDDAYAVAPTKSGGIEIVGLPAGSVLPPVLESGSFETGVKKITPWAEHAFFLSISLIIMGVGYLKPNISSIVGQLYPDKDPRRDSGFTLYYYGINLGGFWAAILCGLLGETYGWGYGFGLAGLGMLAGLVVFVLGKPWLQGNGEPPVPEQLKKPVAGPISQEWLIYGISILALPVIYFMVQRNTLVGWVLLASSVAIIGYVIMMMVTKFSREENFRLGLAFVLIFASVIFFTLFEQAGSSLNLFAGRNTNLNLIDAPVIFNLLGQSVVLATPAQLAALTVPTGYIFVDMTLTASQVQSFNSGFILIFAPVFAAVFTFLGRRGADPDPVKKFSFGLVNVGLGFMLLVWGANFADGAFQVPLMFLALTYLLHTWGELALSPVGLSQITKLSPPVIVSTMMAIWFLASSAAQYLAGIIAGLTSTETVGGQVLDQEAALKSSLDVFWTIGLWGVGLGAGLFVLSFFIKHWSYGANDTTSESAH, from the coding sequence ATGATAAATATCGTTATCGCCGCCGGCGTTATTATTACGATTTTGACGGCGATTCCCGTCGTCATGCAGATGCGCAACCACCCGAAGGGTTTGTTTGTGCTGTTTTTCGCCGAAATGTGGGAGCGTTTTTCCTACTACGGTATGCGTGCGTTGCTGATCTTTTATCTGACCAAGCATTTCCTCTTCAGTGACGAAAAGGCCAGCCAGCAATACGCCTCATACACGACTCTTGTATATCTCTTGCCGCTGATCGGTGGGTTGATGGCCGATAAGTATTTGGGGACCCGTAAGGCGATTGTGTTCGGGGCTATTCTACTGGTGCTTGGGCATGGCGGCATGGCGTTGGAAGGCTCACCCAACGTGCAAACCCTGACCCATCAGGGGGCAACCTATGAATTCGTGCGTGAAGGCAGCCATATGTCCAACCCGCTGCTGAAGGTGGGGGATGACGCTTATGCGGTGGCCCCGACCAAATCGGGCGGGATTGAAATTGTAGGCTTGCCTGCGGGTTCGGTCTTGCCGCCGGTACTTGAGTCAGGATCGTTTGAGACCGGTGTCAAGAAAATCACGCCGTGGGCGGAACATGCGTTCTTCCTGTCGATTTCGCTGATCATCATGGGGGTCGGCTACCTTAAGCCCAATATATCCTCGATCGTCGGCCAACTTTATCCCGACAAGGACCCCCGCCGCGATTCGGGCTTTACGCTCTATTATTATGGTATCAATCTGGGTGGGTTCTGGGCGGCCATTCTGTGTGGCTTGCTGGGAGAAACCTATGGCTGGGGCTATGGCTTCGGTTTGGCCGGCCTTGGGATGTTGGCCGGTCTTGTTGTGTTCGTGCTCGGCAAACCGTGGCTTCAGGGTAATGGAGAGCCACCGGTGCCAGAGCAACTTAAAAAGCCGGTCGCAGGCCCGATCAGTCAGGAATGGTTGATTTATGGGATTTCCATCCTGGCCTTGCCGGTTATCTATTTCATGGTTCAGCGCAATACGCTGGTCGGATGGGTGCTGCTGGCGTCATCGGTCGCTATCATTGGTTATGTCATTATGATGATGGTCACTAAATTCTCCAGAGAAGAGAATTTCCGGCTGGGTCTGGCGTTTGTATTGATCTTTGCGTCCGTGATATTCTTTACATTGTTTGAGCAGGCGGGGTCATCGCTTAACCTGTTTGCGGGCCGTAATACCAACCTTAATTTGATTGATGCGCCGGTAATTTTTAACCTTTTGGGGCAAAGCGTTGTTCTGGCCACGCCCGCGCAACTGGCGGCCCTCACAGTCCCGACGGGCTATATCTTTGTCGATATGACGCTGACGGCCTCACAGGTACAATCGTTCAACTCTGGCTTTATCCTGATATTTGCGCCGGTCTTTGCGGCTGTTTTCACGTTTCTTGGTCGTCGCGGGGCAGACCCTGATCCGGTCAAAAAATTCTCATTTGGTCTGGTCAATGTGGGCTTAGGGTTCATGCTGCTGGTGTGGGGGGCGAATTTCGCCGACGGCGCATTCCAGGTGCCACTGATGTTCCTGGCCCTGACCTACCTGCTGCATACCTGGGGTGAACTGGCCCTGTCGCCGGTCGGCTTGTCGCAGATCACCAAGCTGTCGCCGCCGGTTATCGTCTCGACCATGATGGCGATCTGGTTTCTGGCTTCATCGGCGGCTCAGTATCTGGCGGGAATCATCGCAGGTCTGACGTCAACCGAAACCGTGGGCGGGCAGGTGTTGGATCAGGAAGCGGCGCTTAAGTCATCTCTGGATGTATTCTGGACGATTGGCCTGTGGGGCGTCGGTTTGGGCGCGGGCCTGTTTGTGCTGTCGTTCTTCATCAAGCACTGGTCTTACGGTGCCAATGACACAACTAGTGAAAGCGCTCACTAA
- a CDS encoding folate-binding protein YgfZ — MTQIAALPHRALIGFAGPDWAKFLQGQSTINLDKIMADVEVGRLNQLYYAAFLTPQGKMITDAFIYTVSAEEAWLDIPRDLRDEMFTRLNLYKLRAKITLSKLDNPVFVAFGGPLPAGFSEDPRAAIIGQGGQLGLSYKPQIATAELSAWIDYRLPHGLSDPVFDYPREYMYPIDANLDLLEAIDFKKGCFVGQETTSRMKRRGQIKNRILPLKVTVDAPFETEVLNGERRAGEVLAAQAPRALGLMRLDRIDGALTVSGQSAMLDIPDWLQPHIAIANPAG, encoded by the coding sequence ATGACCCAGATTGCCGCCCTGCCCCACCGCGCCCTGATTGGCTTTGCTGGCCCGGACTGGGCCAAATTTCTGCAAGGCCAGTCGACCATCAACCTCGATAAGATCATGGCTGATGTCGAGGTCGGCCGGTTGAACCAGCTCTATTACGCGGCCTTTTTGACGCCGCAAGGCAAGATGATCACCGATGCCTTTATCTATACCGTGTCGGCCGAAGAAGCCTGGCTCGATATTCCGCGTGATCTGCGCGATGAAATGTTCACGCGCCTAAACCTCTATAAGCTGAGGGCCAAGATCACCTTGTCGAAATTGGATAACCCTGTGTTTGTGGCCTTTGGCGGCCCACTGCCTGCCGGGTTCAGTGAAGACCCACGCGCTGCCATTATCGGTCAGGGTGGCCAATTAGGCCTTAGTTACAAACCGCAAATTGCCACAGCAGAACTTAGCGCGTGGATAGACTATCGCCTGCCCCATGGTCTGAGCGATCCTGTGTTCGATTATCCGCGCGAATATATGTACCCCATCGATGCCAATCTCGATCTCCTCGAAGCTATCGATTTCAAAAAGGGCTGTTTTGTCGGTCAGGAAACCACGTCGCGCATGAAACGGCGCGGCCAGATCAAGAACCGTATTCTGCCACTTAAGGTCACCGTCGACGCGCCGTTTGAAACTGAGGTGCTGAACGGTGAACGCCGGGCCGGTGAGGTTTTGGCTGCACAGGCACCCCGCGCCTTGGGCCTGATGCGGCTGGATCGCATCGACGGCGCTCTGACCGTCAGCGGACAGAGCGCCATGCTTGACATACCCGACTGGTTGCAGCCCCATATAGCGATCGCCAATCCCGCCGGATAA
- a CDS encoding 16S rRNA (uracil(1498)-N(3))-methyltransferase, with translation MIRLFIQEQHGAYSTGLVIPLNIDQSRYLGAVMRLSVGDEVAIFNGVDGEWRTRIHTLTKKACHLELVERIRPQPDVSGPVLLIALVKRARLETIIEKATELGVAQIQLLITRRTNADHTNVGRLQVIAQEAAEQTERLDVPQVLEPIKLEKWLMDEADIPLIYGDEDSTHDGNAIPPMLVALKDITGPAAILIGPEGGFDEVERATLKALPHAVAVNLGPRILRADTAAISALTIYQAICGDWR, from the coding sequence ATGATCCGACTATTTATTCAGGAACAGCACGGGGCCTATAGCACCGGACTTGTCATTCCGCTCAATATTGACCAGAGCCGTTATCTGGGCGCGGTTATGCGCCTCAGCGTCGGGGATGAGGTCGCCATTTTCAATGGTGTTGATGGCGAATGGCGGACGCGCATTCACACCCTGACGAAGAAAGCCTGCCATCTGGAACTGGTCGAACGCATCAGGCCGCAGCCCGATGTGTCCGGCCCGGTGCTGCTGATCGCGTTGGTCAAACGGGCGCGTCTGGAAACCATTATCGAAAAAGCGACCGAACTGGGTGTCGCGCAAATTCAACTATTGATTACGCGCCGAACCAATGCTGACCACACTAATGTTGGCCGCCTGCAAGTGATTGCGCAGGAAGCGGCCGAACAGACTGAACGCCTTGATGTACCGCAGGTTCTGGAGCCAATAAAGCTTGAAAAATGGCTGATGGATGAGGCTGACATCCCACTTATCTATGGCGATGAAGATTCGACCCATGACGGCAATGCGATCCCGCCGATGCTGGTTGCTCTGAAAGACATCACAGGCCCGGCGGCCATACTCATCGGCCCGGAAGGGGGATTCGATGAGGTTGAACGCGCCACGTTAAAAGCCTTGCCGCACGCCGTCGCGGTAAATCTGGGACCACGTATATTGCGAGCGGATACGGCGGCTATCAGTGCGCTTACCATCTATCAGGCCATATGCGGGGACTGGCGGTAA
- a CDS encoding Gfo/Idh/MocA family protein, which yields MSRILKAGVAGAGVFGGYHSGKYKQASDIEFVGIYDLDKSRAQALAQAQGCKAFGGDELDAFLAQLDVITIATPAFAHAKVALKALEAGVHVYVEKPLAINVDDGEAMVALAAEKGLVLACGHQERAVFEAMGLYDVPEAPLSLEAVRNGTVSARNLDVSVVLDLMIHDLDLGLSLAHGEAGGVEAAARYRQAEGYKATGADEMTAEVKFDDGFVATFKASRMAEARERTMRLVYPSGEVNIDFLTRKFENTTPFALNADFAEAEIAKDPLGTSVFRFLDTVRGERAKPLASGEEALKALQVALAIDEAVGP from the coding sequence ATGTCCAGAATTTTGAAGGCCGGTGTGGCCGGTGCCGGTGTTTTCGGCGGTTATCACAGCGGTAAGTATAAGCAGGCCAGCGATATTGAATTTGTGGGCATATATGACCTCGATAAGTCGCGCGCGCAGGCTTTGGCGCAGGCGCAAGGCTGCAAAGCCTTTGGCGGCGATGAACTGGATGCATTTCTGGCGCAGCTTGATGTGATTACGATTGCTACGCCCGCCTTTGCCCATGCGAAGGTAGCGCTTAAGGCGCTTGAGGCCGGGGTGCATGTATATGTCGAAAAGCCGCTGGCTATCAATGTTGATGATGGTGAGGCTATGGTAGCCCTCGCTGCCGAAAAGGGACTGGTGCTGGCCTGCGGCCATCAGGAACGGGCGGTATTTGAGGCGATGGGCCTTTATGATGTTCCCGAAGCGCCGCTAAGCCTTGAGGCGGTGCGAAACGGTACGGTAAGCGCGCGTAATCTGGATGTGTCGGTGGTGCTTGATCTGATGATCCACGACCTCGATCTGGGCTTAAGCTTAGCGCACGGGGAGGCGGGCGGTGTTGAAGCCGCCGCCCGCTATCGTCAGGCAGAAGGTTACAAAGCCACAGGTGCCGATGAGATGACGGCTGAGGTTAAATTTGACGATGGTTTTGTGGCAACCTTTAAGGCGTCACGTATGGCCGAGGCCCGCGAGCGCACCATGCGGCTGGTCTACCCAAGCGGGGAAGTCAATATTGATTTCTTGACGCGCAAGTTCGAGAACACCACGCCCTTTGCTCTGAATGCTGATTTTGCCGAGGCTGAGATTGCCAAAGATCCGCTCGGCACCAGCGTGTTCCGGTTTCTGGACACTGTGCGCGGTGAGCGGGCCAAACCGCTGGCGAGCGGTGAAGAAGCCCTTAAGGCGCTGCAGGTGGCGCTGGCGATCGATGAGGCAGTGGGACCGTAA